gtggcacacacctttaatcccagcacttgggaggcagaggcaggaggatttctgagttcaaggccagcctggtctacagagtgagttccaggacagccaggggtacacagagaaaccctgtcttgaagaaccaaaaaaaaaaagaaaaaaaaagaaaagagacatagTCCAATGCCTGGGCCCTTAACAAAGAGAATTTCACCTTTGGAATTAGGGTGAGGGACCAGCAAAGTATCTGAGTCAGGCGGCAGTATGGAGATGTAACAACTTGCCATGAGCCATTGCTTTAAGGATAGCTAATGAAATAATACATGGAGAGATTCTGAAATTCCCAGGTCTAAACAGTAATTATAACCACGTGCTTGTTTGTTCAGCCTCAGACACAGGTCTGGCCAGCCTGCCAGCTACTGGGaaagcttctgttttctcttgcaGATACAATGGAGAAGTCGGAGACATTGTAGTGGGGAGAATCACAGAGGTAAAGTCAATGTTCACAAAGTGAAGGGGACTGGTGGGTGGCTCAGGGATGGGGCCTTCGTTCTGTGAAAGTATGAAGCAGGGGCCTTTGTGGGGTGGTGTGAGGTGCTAGCCCACATTTATTTCCCTCGCAGGTTCAGCAGAAGAGGTGGAAGGTGGAGACCAATTCCAGGCTGGACTCCGTCTTGCTCCTCTCCTCCATGAACCTGCCTGGAGGAGAGCTGGTAAGTGCTCTCCTGCTCTGGAACTGTCCCGTTGAGCTGAGAAGTCTGCTTTACATGAGGTCGCTGTTGTCTTGTCATGGAGTCTGCTACTTTGGTGAACACAGAGGCTTTTCTTCTAGCCCTGGGCTCTCAGCACAGCTAGTGTGTGGTAAGACCAGAAACACCCGTGTCGTGGGCTCCCAGAAGGGAGCTGGGAAGAGGCTCCTGGATCTTAGTATCTTAGTGCTCATTTCCTTTTTGGTGTCCCAGCCTTGCACAGTGAAGGTGTCTCTTGAAGggtttgccttcttttttttggagtgtggggtggggggggggggttgagacaggctttctcagtgtaaccctggcctggaactcacagatgtctgcctgcctcaacctcccaaatcAAAGTCGTGTGCCACTATGCTctgcttgtctttatttttcagtgaTTTGAGTGGCACTTGGTTATTGCAGACAGTGACAGGCTTTTTTGTCCGTACCATGGTTCAGTCTGTCTGAAATTTTGGAGAGGTTCCCTGAGCTGGATCCTATGAAGAGTGCCAGATTAAAGGATGCCCAGCTGAGTCCCTCAAGGACTTTATAGATGGGTGGAGGATAGGAGATAACAGCTGTAAGGCAGCCTTGGAGTGAGGTTGTGACTCTGAGGTGAAGGGAGATATGTGACTAGTGACAGAGCCTAGTGTGAAGTGTGCTGGGAGACAGGCTCAGTCAACTGCACAGGGTCCCACTGAGGAGAGCCACTGTCATCTCCCTCGCTCCCACTAGCAGTTCTGTCTACCTCTTGTCAtaattcttcatgttgtagtaccatggttggcttcaagcagaGAGCAGTGGTGGGGAGAGCCTTTCCTGAGAGGGGCTGTGACATGTGCTTGTGCTTCTGtgtttttcagaggagaaggtcTGCAGAGGATGAGCTGGCCATGAGAGGCTTCTTGCAGGAAGGCGACCTCATCAGTGTATCCTGCacctttcattctctctcccacaGGGCTGTGAGCGCGCTTGTGCTCTGTCTGGCCAGAGGAACAGAGCCTTGCAGGGACTGAGTCTGGGGTAACAGGTTCAGGGCTCTGCTGCCCTGCACTCATTTTTCCTTAGCTCAGAACCATGCCTTGGGTTTTGTAACTTGTGATTCGTGGTGAAGATCCAACAGTCTTTCTTATTATAAagggtagtccaggctggcctcaaatacatACAttcttgtctcagcttcctgggCCATCATTCTTGACTGTGGACCTGCCTGtgtccaaattaagaaaatgtagacccaaattttctttattttaaaaaatatttgatcatatttgtTTGTGTTCAACTgctgtatgtggaggtcagaggaaaacgtgcaggagttggttctcttacCTCAATCTGAGGGATAGAATTCAGTTTGACAGGCTTGATGGCAGGTGTCTGCTCACAGAGCCCCCTCACCAGCCCTCAGATCATCTAATGATGTGAACATGCATCTATGAAAAGATTGTATCAAGATGCTCTTGCCACCCAGGGGGAAGCTGAGGTCATAGTAATGTCCTCTATAAAGTTCATCAAAGATGGCCAGAGTGACCTGCTGGTGATGTGAGGGGAAGCTGGCTGCAGGCAGGCGGCACAAGCGTAGGTTGCTAAGGCTACCGTTCTTCCTTCATCACATGAGTAGGCAGAGGTCCAGGCCGTGTTCTCAGATGGAGCTGTTTCTCTGCACACGAGGAGCCTGAAATACGGAAAGGTAAGTCAGGCTCTGAGGCATTGAGTTCAGTTCTGAATCCCTGTAGCTCCCTGGCATGCTGACCTAAGGTTCTGGTAGTTAGCTGGGTTTGGAGGTCATAGGCCTGGAAGCCAGCATGGGTTACAGAGAGACTACTaagaacaaaaagcaacaacacaGAACCCAGTTATTTAGGACAAGTGGCCTACCGGGATAGGGGACTTCTGCTGCTGGTGGCTGGGCAGGGTGATTGGTATCCTAAATCCCTTTCCTCCTGAGGAGCCTGTTCTGGTAGAACCTCTCTGCTTGGGGCTCTGAGACTCTTTTTGGGAGATGTTCAGCCCAGCATTGAGAGGCTGGCTGCCTGTCCACAGAACCATGTCTACAGTGCCATCAACATAGTGCTACCAGAGATGGATTTCCCATCTGAGCATCTATGTTtattttgcctgcttctgtgaggtTCCATTATTGAGGTTTATTTTAGATAGCATACTTCCTAGGACACATTAGAGCATCTTTGTTTCTTGGCTTATCATTTtctgagaagaataaaaaagcagTGTCCTTTAATGAAGTGACAGCTGTCACCATGTTCCTGAACATGCACTTGAAGTAGTTAGGAGGAGCTGTGTGTGCTGAGCTCCAGCCTGGTGCTATAGACACTTTGGTATTGGATGTGGACTTAGAACTGACCTGTCAAGCCCTGGCATGGTTTTGCCAATCCACTGGACCACATCTTGTGGGTGGCATGGGAATTTGAGGTTAAGATCGAAACTAGAGTCATGGAGGGGAACTGTTTGTTATGTGGCTAGTGGGAGGCGCCTCATTGGCTCTAGTTTCTGTAATGGCCAGCACACCTGTCTGGATTTCCCTGGCAAAGGGAAGTGATGCAGTATTGACAGCTAccttcttttaattaaaatgagcTGCCTGGCggtgatggtgtatgcctttaatcccagcactcaagaggcagaggtacatggatctctgagttcaagtcagcttggtctacagagtgagttctaggatggtcagggctacacagaaatcctgcatcctgccttgaaaaacaataaatcctgtcttgaaaaacgggGGGGTGGTGCGTGccccatatgcatatgtgtggtggtcagaggacatcttgtagGAGTTGGTTATCTTACCGTGTAagttctgggtattgaactcagctTGTGAGACTTGATAGCATGTGCCTTTACCACCATCTTGCCAACCTGACTGCTACCTTCTCTGGAATGTGTAGATAGCTGTGGGCCAGAAATGTTTTCTGCCAAGTGCATGCTGTCTGTGCGCTCACTAGATGACTGCAGTGTCCATAAGCAGGATAGTGGTGGGGCACACCGGGTTGTATATTCTGAATCTGAGTTGCATTCATCCCACTGATTGTTTCTTGCTCTTGTTGTTGttctgcagggtgtgtgtgtgtggggggggtgtctccTTAGAtagcctcttgcctcagcctctcaggggCTGTGCTCCCCCTACTTGGCTTATCTGATCCATTTCctttttgcttgttgttttgagacagggtttcatgtagcccaggctggtcacccaagtgctggagttacaggcatgtgctactctGCCTGTCTTATGGTCTGTCTCTTTAGCTAGGTCAGGGAGTTTTAGTCCAGGTCTCGCCTTCCCTGGTGAAAAGACAGAAGACTCATTTCCATGACTTGCCATGTGGCGCCTCGGTGATTCTGGGTAACAACGGTTTCATCTGGATCTACCCGACACCTGAGCACAAGGATGAGGATGCTGGGGGCTTCATTGCCAACTTGGAGGTGAGCAAACATCACTTTGGCAtttagcaagtgcttttacctgctgagccctgtTGCCTTTTAATATATCAATAGT
The nucleotide sequence above comes from Mastomys coucha isolate ucsf_1 unplaced genomic scaffold, UCSF_Mcou_1 pScaffold15, whole genome shotgun sequence. Encoded proteins:
- the Exosc2 gene encoding exosome complex component RRP4, which produces MALEMRLPKARKPLSESLGRDSKKHLVVPGDTITTDTGFMRGHGTYMGEEKLIASVAGSVERVNKLICVKALKTRYNGEVGDIVVGRITEVQQKRWKVETNSRLDSVLLLSSMNLPGGELRRRSAEDELAMRGFLQEGDLISAEVQAVFSDGAVSLHTRSLKYGKLGQGVLVQVSPSLVKRQKTHFHDLPCGASVILGNNGFIWIYPTPEHKDEDAGGFIANLEPVALSDREVISRLRNCIVLLVTQRMMLFDTSILYCYEASLAHQIKDILKPEVMEEIMLETRQRLLDQEG